In Sphingobacterium zeae, one genomic interval encodes:
- a CDS encoding class I SAM-dependent methyltransferase — protein MILAATNIQLLTPQHWSDYELIDCGDFEKLERFGDLILIRPEPQAVWPKALSEAEWNKRYHIKFKGRSATSGEWLKKNPKVQDRWHIEYKNSDVAIKFRLGLTSFKHVGIFPEQAVNWDYISESVRSFKTEKPKVLNLFAYTGGASLIAKAAGADTTHVDSIKQVVTWANENMEISNLDNIRWVVEDALKFVKRELKRGNTYNGIILDPPAYGHGPKGEKWKLEDHIMEMMTEVVQLLDPKEHFLILNTYSLGFSSVIVENLIKTAFPKVENLEIGELFLQATAGPKLPLGVFGKFRKIAK, from the coding sequence TTGATTTTGGCAGCAACAAATATACAACTATTGACTCCACAGCATTGGAGCGACTATGAACTCATTGATTGTGGTGATTTTGAAAAATTGGAACGCTTTGGTGATTTAATTCTGATCAGACCTGAGCCTCAGGCTGTATGGCCTAAGGCGTTGAGCGAAGCAGAATGGAACAAGCGTTATCATATCAAATTCAAAGGTCGGTCGGCTACTTCTGGAGAATGGTTGAAGAAAAATCCGAAGGTTCAGGATCGTTGGCATATCGAATATAAAAATAGCGACGTGGCCATCAAATTTAGATTGGGCCTGACATCTTTTAAGCACGTGGGGATATTTCCGGAGCAGGCTGTAAATTGGGACTATATTTCGGAATCTGTTCGTTCGTTTAAAACGGAAAAACCGAAGGTTCTCAATCTTTTTGCATATACGGGAGGAGCATCTCTAATAGCGAAAGCTGCTGGCGCGGATACAACGCACGTGGATTCGATTAAACAGGTTGTTACCTGGGCGAATGAAAATATGGAAATTTCTAACTTGGATAACATTCGTTGGGTTGTTGAGGATGCGTTGAAGTTTGTAAAGCGTGAACTGAAAAGAGGTAATACCTATAACGGAATTATTTTGGATCCACCAGCTTATGGACATGGACCGAAAGGCGAGAAATGGAAATTAGAAGACCACATTATGGAAATGATGACAGAGGTTGTTCAGCTATTGGATCCTAAAGAACATTTTTTGATTTTAAATACGTATTCTTTAGGTTTCTCTTCGGTTATTGTGGAAAATTTAATTAAGACTGCTTTTCCAAAGGTTGAAAACTTAGAAATAGGTGAGCTATTTTTACAAGCAACTGCAGGGCCGAAACTTCCACTTGGCGTATTTGGTAAATTCCGTAAGATAGCGAAGTAA
- a CDS encoding phosphoheptose isomerase: MAIDKIALFENVQEMLTSKGFRIDKSDAARPWGGFFVIDESQAQEFADEYFGGMDVQELRISGKLSPKILIVAPDKRLSWQYHHRRAEIWRVIQGNVGVMVSDTDEESVVSTLKEGETIRLRQGQRHRLIGLDGFGILAEIWQHTDANNPSDEDDIVRVQDDFGR; encoded by the coding sequence ATGGCTATAGATAAAATTGCATTGTTTGAAAATGTACAGGAAATGCTCACTTCCAAAGGTTTTCGTATCGATAAATCAGATGCAGCACGTCCTTGGGGCGGATTTTTCGTCATTGACGAATCGCAGGCACAGGAATTTGCAGATGAATATTTCGGCGGAATGGATGTGCAAGAATTAAGAATATCCGGAAAATTAAGTCCTAAAATTCTAATTGTTGCACCGGATAAAAGACTATCTTGGCAATACCACCACCGCCGGGCTGAAATCTGGCGTGTTATTCAAGGTAACGTAGGGGTTATGGTTTCTGACACAGATGAAGAATCTGTTGTGTCTACATTGAAAGAAGGGGAAACAATCCGGTTGCGCCAAGGACAACGCCACCGTTTAATTGGATTGGACGGCTTCGGTATTTTAGCAGAAATTTGGCAACATACAGATGCCAACAACCCTTCTGATGAAGACGATATCGTTCGCGTACAGGACGATTTTGGCAGATAA
- a CDS encoding F0F1 ATP synthase subunit B — protein MDKLIHSFSYGLFFWMVIVLVVIIFLLGKYAWKPIVDALDEREKGIASALEAAEKAKLEMARLTNENEQLLKEARAERDVILKEAKELKDKIVAEAKTQAQAEGAKMIAQAKEEINEQKNKALAEVKSQVSSLSLDIARKVLNKEFEDQGKQEALVADLLNDVKLN, from the coding sequence ATGGATAAATTAATACATTCGTTTTCGTACGGTTTGTTTTTTTGGATGGTCATCGTCCTTGTAGTTATTATCTTTTTATTAGGTAAATACGCTTGGAAACCAATTGTTGATGCCCTAGACGAACGCGAAAAAGGTATTGCAAGTGCTTTGGAGGCAGCTGAAAAAGCTAAATTGGAAATGGCTCGTTTGACAAATGAAAACGAACAATTATTGAAAGAAGCACGCGCAGAACGCGACGTTATCCTTAAGGAAGCAAAAGAGCTTAAAGATAAGATCGTAGCTGAGGCAAAAACTCAGGCGCAGGCTGAAGGTGCAAAAATGATTGCTCAAGCGAAAGAAGAGATTAATGAACAAAAGAACAAAGCTTTGGCTGAGGTTAAGTCTCAGGTTTCTTCTTTGTCTTTGGATATTGCTCGTAAGGTGTTAAACAAAGAATTTGAGGACCAAGGAAAGCAAGAAGCTTTAGTAGCAGATTTGCTTAATGACGTTAAATTGAACTAA
- the purU gene encoding formyltetrahydrofolate deformylase, with amino-acid sequence MYNQTLILIQCQDAVGLVANISNTLAKYQLNIVTMREYVDEEANKFFVRVVCNGLVMDQKQLSDSLAEVLPPSAQIQINPNTRKKIVVLVTKEHHCLADILVRQHFETWGAEVQAVIGNYESLRSFTEKFDIPFHCISHENLTKETFEKKLIAQIQQYHFDYIILAKFMRILSPAFVGTFENKLVNIHHSFLPAFIGANPYKQAHARGVKIIGATAHFVTDQLDEGPIIVQDIRHVNHTYTVKDMVTAGKEIEKAVLSRAIRLLSEDRVMRNDYKTIVFE; translated from the coding sequence ATGTACAACCAAACCTTAATTTTGATCCAATGTCAAGACGCCGTTGGACTAGTCGCCAACATCTCCAACACGCTAGCAAAATATCAGCTCAATATTGTCACCATGCGCGAATATGTAGATGAAGAAGCCAATAAATTCTTCGTGCGTGTAGTCTGTAACGGTCTAGTAATGGATCAAAAACAACTTTCCGACTCCTTGGCTGAGGTACTTCCTCCGTCTGCTCAAATACAGATCAACCCCAATACCCGAAAAAAGATTGTTGTCTTGGTGACCAAAGAGCATCACTGCCTTGCAGACATACTCGTACGACAGCATTTCGAAACTTGGGGAGCCGAAGTACAGGCTGTCATTGGCAATTATGAATCGCTACGCTCTTTTACAGAAAAATTTGACATTCCTTTTCACTGTATCTCACATGAAAACCTGACAAAGGAAACGTTCGAAAAAAAACTGATAGCACAAATCCAACAATATCATTTCGATTATATCATTTTAGCTAAATTCATGCGAATCTTATCACCAGCGTTTGTTGGAACTTTTGAGAATAAATTAGTGAATATCCACCATTCCTTCCTACCGGCATTTATAGGCGCCAACCCCTACAAACAGGCACATGCAAGAGGTGTTAAGATTATTGGAGCCACAGCGCATTTCGTGACCGACCAACTTGATGAAGGTCCGATCATCGTCCAGGATATACGGCATGTCAACCACACCTACACAGTAAAGGATATGGTTACTGCCGGAAAGGAAATAGAAAAAGCCGTTTTAAGCCGGGCAATTCGCCTGCTTAGCGAGGATCGTGTCATGCGCAACGACTACAAAACAATTGTATTTGAATAG
- a CDS encoding DNA topoisomerase IV subunit B, with amino-acid sequence MSTYNEDSIRSLDWKEHIRLRPGMYIGKLGDGSAYDDGIYVLLKEVVDNSIDEFVMGAGKTIDITVNENKVSVRDYGRGIPIGSVVDVVSKINTGGKYDSKAFQKSVGLNGVGTKAVNALSSQFTVQSYRQNITRIAQFAKGELVHDEQKETTQRNGTAVTFYPDDSIFRNYKYRLEFVENMIWNYVFLNSGLTINFNNQKFISEHGLKDLLERNIDAESMRYPIIHLRGEDIEIAMTHGQQYGEEYYSFVNGQHTTQGGTHQAAFREALVKTIREFYKKEFDASDIRSSIIGAIAIKVQEPVFESQTKTKLGSQSVGPEGPTVRGFINDFVKKALDDYLHKNPATADALQKRILQSERERKDIAGIKKLANERAKKASLHNRKLRDCKVHFSDKNERNQETTLFITEGDSASGSITKSRDVQTQAVFSLKGKPLNSYGMSKKIVYENEEFNLLQHALNIEDGLDGLRYNNIVIATDADVDGMHIRLLLLTFFLQFFPDLVKAGHVSILQTPLFRVRNKKETIYCYSDEERQKAIAKLGAKPEITRFKGLGEISPSEFGLFIGKDIRLDPVILSKDNKIQQLLEYYMGKNTPDRQKHIVENLRVEVDLEEELTKKAG; translated from the coding sequence ATGAGTACATATAACGAAGACAGCATTAGGTCCCTGGATTGGAAAGAGCATATTCGCCTTCGTCCGGGAATGTACATTGGAAAGTTGGGGGACGGTTCGGCCTATGATGATGGTATTTATGTTTTATTGAAAGAGGTCGTTGACAACTCCATCGATGAGTTTGTTATGGGAGCTGGTAAAACGATTGATATCACGGTAAACGAGAATAAGGTTTCCGTACGCGATTATGGACGTGGTATTCCAATTGGTTCTGTTGTTGATGTTGTTTCTAAAATCAATACAGGTGGTAAATATGATAGTAAGGCTTTCCAAAAGTCCGTCGGTTTAAATGGGGTCGGCACGAAAGCAGTGAACGCTTTGTCCAGTCAGTTCACCGTACAGTCCTATCGGCAAAATATTACCCGCATCGCGCAATTCGCTAAGGGAGAGTTAGTCCATGATGAACAAAAAGAAACAACGCAACGAAATGGCACAGCGGTAACATTCTATCCAGACGACTCCATTTTCCGGAATTATAAATACAGACTAGAATTTGTTGAAAACATGATCTGGAATTATGTGTTCCTGAATTCTGGGCTTACGATTAATTTCAATAATCAGAAATTTATTTCCGAGCATGGTCTAAAAGACTTATTGGAACGTAATATTGATGCCGAATCCATGCGCTATCCAATTATTCACCTGCGTGGTGAAGACATTGAAATTGCCATGACACATGGACAACAATATGGAGAGGAATACTATTCCTTCGTAAACGGACAACATACAACCCAAGGGGGAACACATCAGGCAGCATTTCGTGAAGCACTCGTCAAAACGATCCGCGAATTCTACAAAAAAGAATTTGACGCATCGGATATTCGGTCTTCAATCATCGGAGCAATCGCCATCAAAGTACAAGAACCTGTTTTCGAATCTCAAACTAAAACAAAATTGGGTTCCCAAAGTGTCGGTCCTGAAGGCCCGACTGTAAGAGGCTTCATTAATGACTTTGTAAAAAAAGCATTGGATGATTACCTGCATAAAAATCCAGCTACGGCAGATGCCCTTCAGAAACGAATCCTGCAATCCGAACGTGAGCGCAAGGACATCGCGGGTATTAAAAAACTGGCCAACGAAAGGGCAAAAAAAGCCTCGCTTCATAATCGTAAACTACGTGACTGTAAAGTGCATTTTAGCGATAAAAATGAACGTAACCAAGAAACAACTTTGTTTATCACTGAAGGGGATTCGGCATCTGGCTCCATTACCAAATCGCGGGATGTGCAGACTCAAGCTGTTTTCAGTTTGAAAGGAAAACCGTTAAACTCATACGGTATGTCCAAAAAGATTGTTTATGAAAACGAAGAATTTAACCTCTTACAACATGCACTTAATATTGAAGATGGTCTCGACGGGTTACGCTACAACAATATCGTAATCGCTACCGATGCCGACGTCGACGGCATGCACATCCGTCTGTTGTTATTGACATTTTTCTTGCAGTTTTTTCCAGACCTTGTCAAAGCTGGTCACGTTTCCATTTTGCAGACGCCCCTTTTCCGTGTCCGCAACAAAAAGGAAACAATTTATTGTTATTCCGACGAAGAACGGCAAAAAGCAATCGCAAAATTAGGCGCTAAACCCGAAATTACCCGATTCAAAGGTCTGGGTGAAATATCACCTTCCGAGTTTGGTTTATTTATTGGAAAAGATATCCGCCTTGACCCGGTTATCTTGTCCAAAGACAATAAAATCCAACAGTTATTAGAATATTACATGGGTAAAAACACGCCCGATAGACAAAAACATATCGTCGAAAATCTACGTGTTGAAGTTGACCTTGAAGAAGAACTAACAAAAAAAGCGGGTTAA
- a CDS encoding helix-turn-helix domain-containing protein, with product MSNFQVDRENTAFMQAVAFVNQTNQNVFITGKAGTGKTTFLKYIKEHSYKKMAITAPTGVAAMNAGGTTLHSLFWLPFGTFIEDYELRWDEQDSHIYNKSRLFSTIKLTKQRRAILQELELLVIDEVSMVRADTLDAINVILQSVRRDMRPFGGLQVLFIGDLYQLPPVVKDAEWNVLKDHYSSVFFFNAKILRDNPLVMLELNKIYRQQDEGFISILNAIRNNQCTSDMLKTLNGYYQQDFVPNEEEQYITLTSHNRNADEINGAKLASLSGKMLNLKAVVKDDFAQGSYPAEETLSLKIGAQVMFIRNDSGDERKYYNGKIGTVKDIDTVQGTVTVTFPDGSESVTVKRETWENIRYNYDKGQDQIKEEILGTFSQFPLRLAWAITIHKSQGLTFQKAIIDAGTSFAAGQVYVALSRLTSLDGLVLKSIIPSYAIRTDYQVVEFAQRAQGQADVNEILEQCQRNYLGQILMHGFRWDGLLAETSELLKSLEERNIDGKEQAVLFFQQLVKHLQTQEKVAHKFIVVLYDLLRDKNAIDYDVICERSTAAVNWFLPKMDVDLIEALTKHIEEYQIRKRTKKYIDELKALLLDYKRKREQLQHCLLIADTLSKREDFQTAMLDVAASVKTKEKDELAAQRADEEGPKKLDTKEISLEMFKDGMSIADIAGKRGMVAGTIYGHLITFVGTEVEATELIEQEKLDRILDVIRTNPDKSSSELKMLLGTDIDYPDIKIGQKVLGL from the coding sequence ATGTCAAACTTTCAAGTCGATCGGGAAAATACTGCATTTATGCAAGCTGTTGCTTTCGTTAACCAAACGAATCAAAACGTATTTATTACAGGGAAGGCAGGTACTGGAAAAACGACGTTCTTGAAGTATATAAAGGAGCATAGTTACAAGAAGATGGCGATTACCGCACCTACTGGGGTTGCGGCGATGAACGCCGGCGGAACGACTTTGCACTCTTTGTTTTGGCTTCCTTTTGGAACTTTTATAGAAGATTATGAGTTGCGGTGGGACGAGCAGGATAGTCATATTTACAATAAATCCCGTCTCTTTAGCACGATTAAACTGACGAAGCAACGCCGGGCGATTTTGCAGGAACTTGAACTGTTGGTGATTGACGAGGTGTCGATGGTTCGCGCAGATACATTGGATGCGATTAATGTGATCTTGCAATCTGTTCGTCGCGATATGCGGCCTTTTGGGGGATTGCAGGTTTTGTTTATCGGAGACTTGTACCAGCTGCCGCCTGTCGTGAAAGATGCGGAGTGGAATGTATTAAAAGATCATTACTCTTCTGTTTTCTTCTTCAATGCCAAGATATTGAGAGATAATCCTTTGGTGATGTTAGAGCTTAATAAGATCTATCGTCAGCAAGATGAGGGCTTCATTTCCATTTTGAATGCGATACGAAACAATCAATGTACAAGTGATATGCTCAAGACCCTAAATGGTTACTATCAGCAGGACTTTGTTCCGAATGAAGAGGAGCAGTATATTACATTGACCTCCCATAATCGAAATGCAGATGAAATAAACGGTGCTAAATTGGCCTCATTATCGGGTAAAATGTTAAATCTTAAAGCGGTAGTAAAGGACGATTTTGCACAGGGCTCCTATCCTGCAGAGGAAACATTGTCATTGAAAATAGGGGCACAAGTCATGTTTATTCGCAACGATTCCGGTGATGAACGTAAATATTACAATGGAAAGATCGGTACGGTAAAGGACATCGATACGGTGCAGGGCACGGTAACGGTTACATTTCCTGATGGGTCGGAATCTGTAACGGTAAAAAGGGAGACCTGGGAGAATATCCGGTATAATTACGATAAGGGGCAAGATCAGATTAAAGAGGAGATATTGGGTACATTTTCGCAATTTCCACTTCGATTGGCTTGGGCTATCACTATTCATAAAAGTCAGGGTTTAACTTTTCAAAAAGCGATCATTGACGCAGGGACCTCGTTTGCCGCTGGACAGGTGTACGTTGCATTGAGCCGTTTAACGAGTTTAGATGGACTTGTATTAAAATCCATTATCCCTTCTTATGCCATCCGTACCGATTACCAAGTGGTCGAATTTGCGCAGCGTGCTCAGGGTCAGGCTGATGTCAATGAGATTTTGGAGCAATGCCAACGGAATTATCTTGGCCAGATTTTAATGCACGGTTTCCGTTGGGACGGGCTATTGGCCGAGACTTCGGAGTTGCTAAAATCACTTGAAGAGCGTAATATTGATGGAAAGGAACAAGCCGTATTATTTTTCCAACAATTGGTCAAGCACCTTCAGACCCAAGAGAAGGTTGCACATAAATTTATTGTTGTACTGTATGATTTGTTGCGGGATAAAAACGCAATCGATTATGACGTCATCTGTGAACGTTCTACTGCTGCGGTCAATTGGTTTTTACCGAAAATGGATGTAGATCTGATTGAGGCTTTAACCAAACATATTGAGGAGTACCAGATACGAAAACGTACGAAGAAATATATTGATGAGTTAAAAGCATTATTGCTTGATTACAAGCGAAAACGCGAGCAGTTGCAACATTGTCTACTTATTGCTGATACGCTTTCAAAACGGGAAGATTTTCAAACAGCGATGCTCGATGTTGCCGCTAGTGTGAAGACCAAAGAAAAAGATGAATTGGCTGCGCAACGTGCAGATGAAGAAGGGCCGAAGAAGTTGGATACAAAGGAGATTTCCTTAGAAATGTTTAAGGATGGAATGAGCATCGCTGATATAGCAGGTAAGCGCGGGATGGTTGCAGGCACGATTTACGGACATTTGATTACCTTTGTAGGTACCGAAGTGGAGGCTACAGAATTGATCGAGCAGGAGAAGTTGGATCGTATACTTGATGTGATTCGGACAAACCCGGATAAATCGTCTTCTGAACTTAAAATGCTTTTAGGTACAGATATAGACTACCCAGATATTAAAATTGGACAAAAAGTTTTGGGATTGTAG
- a CDS encoding zinc finger domain-containing protein has protein sequence MSFEEKTSEIEQGLKCQGCGAILTYQPGTSYLACSYCGTRNEIADQLPENGRIESTDYKVFGAAMEGLEDERYSYLAEVVHCGNCGANSRLNAHVTADLCAFCASPLVIDHQQKRIVKPHGLVPFSVDYKNAFGLLTQWAGKIWFAPNDFKRIFNSRNDRLKGVYIPFWSYDADVHSDYVGSRGEYYYVTRTRRNSDGETEEYQERRTNWYPASGSIYSQFKDIVISGSTSLPEKFSDKIGPWNLGYLKPFNEQYLSGFIAETFSVDHVKAATTARAIMDREIERQVEHDIGGDTQDIDSIDSDFKSIKLKYILLPVWLSAYQYKGKSYQIMVNAFNGKVYGQRPYSFWKLAFLILAILIVLYVLSFMG, from the coding sequence ATGAGTTTTGAAGAAAAAACCTCCGAGATAGAGCAAGGACTGAAATGTCAGGGTTGTGGTGCAATTTTGACTTATCAGCCTGGTACTTCCTATTTAGCATGTTCCTATTGCGGAACCAGAAATGAAATAGCTGATCAGTTGCCAGAAAATGGTCGTATTGAATCAACAGATTATAAGGTCTTTGGAGCCGCGATGGAAGGACTCGAAGATGAACGATATAGTTATTTAGCTGAGGTTGTGCATTGCGGAAACTGTGGTGCAAATTCAAGGTTAAATGCGCACGTCACCGCGGATTTGTGTGCTTTTTGTGCTTCACCATTGGTTATTGACCATCAGCAAAAGCGTATTGTAAAACCGCATGGTCTTGTTCCCTTTTCCGTTGATTACAAAAATGCTTTTGGGTTATTGACACAGTGGGCCGGTAAGATATGGTTCGCTCCGAATGACTTTAAGCGAATTTTTAATTCAAGAAATGATCGTTTAAAAGGAGTGTATATACCATTTTGGTCTTATGATGCAGATGTACATTCTGACTATGTGGGGTCACGTGGCGAGTATTATTATGTGACGCGTACAAGACGCAATTCGGATGGTGAGACGGAAGAATACCAAGAAAGACGAACAAATTGGTATCCAGCTTCAGGTAGTATCTATAGTCAATTTAAGGATATTGTCATTTCGGGATCAACATCTCTTCCCGAAAAGTTCTCTGATAAAATCGGACCTTGGAATTTGGGTTATCTAAAACCTTTCAATGAGCAATATTTAAGTGGCTTTATCGCGGAAACTTTCAGTGTAGATCATGTGAAAGCAGCGACAACTGCCCGAGCGATCATGGACCGGGAAATCGAGCGACAGGTTGAGCATGACATCGGTGGCGATACGCAGGATATCGATTCTATTGATAGTGATTTTAAATCCATTAAATTGAAATATATTCTTTTGCCAGTTTGGTTGTCTGCTTATCAATACAAGGGAAAGAGTTATCAGATCATGGTTAATGCATTTAATGGTAAAGTGTATGGGCAACGGCCTTATAGCTTTTGGAAATTAGCTTTTTTGATATTAGCAATCCTTATTGTTCTGTATGTCTTAAGCTTTATGGGATGA
- the atpE gene encoding ATP synthase F0 subunit C, whose protein sequence is MYNLIGAGLIVIGAGLGLGKIGGSAMEAIARQPEAASKIQTAMIIIGALLEGLAFGALLLGK, encoded by the coding sequence ATGTACAATTTAATTGGAGCCGGTTTAATCGTTATCGGTGCAGGTTTAGGTTTAGGTAAAATTGGTGGTTCTGCAATGGAAGCTATCGCTCGTCAACCAGAAGCAGCATCTAAAATCCAAACTGCAATGATTATCATTGGTGCCTTACTTGAAGGTTTAGCATTCGGTGCTTTATTATTAGGTAAATAG
- a CDS encoding SPFH domain-containing protein: MGFFDKIRNEFVDIIEWVDNSTDTIVWKFPRYQNEIKMGAQLTVREGQAAVFLNEGVVADVFQPGRYELTTQNMPIMTTIRGWKYGFNSPFKADVYFVNLRQFVNQKWGTKNPIMLRDPEFGPIRLRAFGNFSFQVKDVTVFMKQLVSTTPVFTVEDITEQLRNIAVSRGMDAIAESKIPALDLASNYDEVSALIQQKIGADFEELGLSLTKFLIENISFPEEVEKALDKRSSMGVVGNLGAYAQFQAANSMEKAAENPTSGGIVGAGFGAGLGAGMVGQMGNVFQQNSFDGNNPTGAGGAGASATTAGPPPLPKSVAYYLAIKGKQEGPFDHEQLRGLVKAGTMTLATLVWKEGLENWIEAEKVGELKDLFSQNPPPIPGV; this comes from the coding sequence ATGGGATTCTTTGATAAAATCAGGAATGAGTTTGTCGATATTATCGAATGGGTCGATAATAGTACAGATACAATTGTGTGGAAATTTCCAAGGTATCAGAATGAAATAAAAATGGGTGCACAATTGACCGTAAGGGAAGGACAGGCTGCCGTATTTTTAAACGAAGGTGTGGTGGCTGATGTCTTTCAGCCCGGTCGTTACGAATTGACGACCCAAAACATGCCAATCATGACTACCATTAGAGGCTGGAAGTATGGATTCAACAGTCCTTTCAAAGCGGATGTTTATTTTGTGAATCTTCGTCAATTTGTTAATCAGAAATGGGGCACCAAAAATCCAATCATGTTGCGGGATCCTGAATTTGGCCCCATTCGTCTCCGAGCTTTTGGTAATTTTTCCTTTCAAGTGAAAGATGTTACTGTGTTTATGAAACAGCTGGTTTCAACAACACCGGTATTTACGGTTGAAGATATCACAGAACAGCTTCGAAACATTGCGGTATCGAGAGGGATGGATGCTATTGCTGAGTCCAAAATTCCTGCGTTGGATCTCGCATCCAACTACGATGAAGTATCGGCCTTGATACAGCAGAAAATTGGAGCCGATTTTGAAGAGTTGGGATTAAGTTTAACGAAGTTTTTAATAGAAAATATTTCTTTCCCAGAGGAAGTTGAAAAGGCACTTGATAAGCGAAGTAGCATGGGAGTTGTTGGTAATCTTGGGGCATATGCTCAATTTCAAGCGGCTAATTCGATGGAGAAAGCTGCTGAGAATCCAACTAGTGGAGGTATCGTCGGCGCGGGGTTCGGCGCTGGATTAGGGGCAGGAATGGTTGGTCAGATGGGAAATGTCTTTCAACAAAATAGTTTTGATGGAAATAATCCAACTGGAGCAGGGGGCGCAGGTGCTTCTGCTACAACAGCGGGGCCGCCGCCGCTGCCTAAAAGCGTGGCATATTATCTCGCGATTAAAGGAAAACAGGAAGGACCATTTGATCATGAACAGCTGCGCGGTCTTGTAAAAGCGGGCACGATGACACTTGCCACCTTGGTTTGGAAAGAGGGACTTGAAAACTGGATTGAAGCTGAAAAGGTAGGCGAATTAAAGGATCTGTTTTCGCAGAACCCGCCACCGATACCAGGAGTTTAG
- the atpB gene encoding F0F1 ATP synthase subunit A has protein sequence MSLKRTLQFLAVILFAVAPFLTKANEHAHGEKSQAEEINSHIEHHLQDDYYFSFFSDEETGKHFGFSLPVILIDNGLKVFMASAFDHGNKVAAVDGQYYALYHGKIYKTDATGNLAGHEYRKNADGSYVMTVNEKGKEVKKEFETSYVVGSHEIHDAVDFHPTVAMPLDFSITKSVVGLFLAAFLMFWAFISLAKTYKKGANNLPKGVGRVLEPLVIYVRDEMAIPNIGHRYKEFMPYLLSVFFLIWILNLVGLTPLGFNVTGNITVTLCLALFTFLIVNIKANANYWKHIFWMPGVPVPFKFVLAPIEVLGLFTKPFSLMVRLFANITAGHTVVMGLIAIVYLLQHQLTVVGSIGVSMFLTIFLMVIELLVAFLQAFIFTMLSSLFIGMAVEEHHDH, from the coding sequence GTGAGTCTTAAAAGAACACTTCAATTTTTAGCAGTTATTCTGTTTGCAGTTGCGCCATTTTTAACAAAGGCCAATGAGCATGCACACGGAGAAAAATCGCAGGCTGAGGAAATCAATAGCCATATTGAGCATCACTTACAAGATGATTATTATTTTAGCTTCTTTTCCGATGAAGAGACAGGTAAACATTTTGGCTTTTCATTGCCAGTTATTTTGATTGACAATGGCTTGAAAGTTTTTATGGCTTCTGCATTTGATCACGGTAATAAGGTTGCTGCGGTTGATGGTCAATACTATGCATTATACCATGGGAAAATTTACAAGACCGATGCTACTGGTAATTTAGCTGGTCATGAATACCGCAAAAATGCCGATGGTAGTTATGTTATGACTGTAAACGAGAAAGGAAAGGAAGTGAAAAAGGAATTTGAAACTTCTTATGTTGTCGGTTCTCATGAAATTCATGATGCTGTCGATTTTCATCCTACTGTAGCGATGCCTTTAGATTTCTCGATCACAAAGAGTGTTGTAGGTTTATTTTTGGCTGCATTTTTAATGTTTTGGGCATTTATAAGTTTGGCTAAAACCTATAAAAAGGGTGCTAACAACTTACCTAAAGGTGTAGGACGTGTATTAGAGCCTTTGGTTATCTATGTGCGTGATGAGATGGCAATTCCAAACATTGGTCATCGTTATAAAGAATTTATGCCCTATTTATTGTCTGTATTTTTCTTGATCTGGATTTTGAACTTGGTTGGTTTGACACCACTAGGATTTAATGTGACCGGTAACATTACAGTAACATTATGTTTGGCTCTTTTTACTTTTTTAATTGTAAATATCAAAGCAAACGCAAACTATTGGAAACACATTTTCTGGATGCCGGGTGTTCCTGTTCCATTTAAATTCGTTTTGGCACCAATTGAAGTGTTGGGGTTGTTCACAAAGCCATTCTCTTTGATGGTTCGTTTGTTTGCAAATATTACAGCTGGTCACACGGTAGTGATGGGATTGATTGCAATTGTTTATTTATTGCAACACCAATTGACAGTAGTGGGTAGTATAGGTGTTTCTATGTTCTTGACAATCTTCTTGATGGTTATTGAATTATTGGTTGCCTTTTTACAAGCGTTTATTTTTACGATGTTGTCATCCTTATTTATCGGTATGGCTGTGGAAGAACATCACGATCATTAA
- a CDS encoding AtpZ/AtpI family protein — MEDKKDPNKWLVLTTISTQMVFTIYVFYLLGDWLDGKFDSDNQLWMKILTLAGIGISLYQVIRQVNRLNDR; from the coding sequence ATGGAAGACAAGAAAGACCCTAACAAGTGGCTTGTGTTGACAACTATTTCTACTCAGATGGTTTTTACCATTTACGTATTTTATTTATTAGGAGATTGGTTGGACGGCAAGTTTGATAGTGATAACCAGTTATGGATGAAAATCCTTACCCTTGCTGGGATTGGGATTTCTCTCTACCAAGTCATTAGACAAGTGAATCGATTAAACGATAGATGA